A single genomic interval of Spirosoma linguale DSM 74 harbors:
- a CDS encoding Transposase and inactivated derivatives-like protein (KEGG: maq:Maqu_0609 transposase) — protein sequence MANYKQSDYEALRRRCIELSQVGWKQAAIAQVFGLTQPWVSRTLKKYNQQGLTALQEGKRTGAPPRLSAQQLDLLVIELNKGAEHHGFSGAIWTRPRVNEVIKKLFGVSYDPSQVGRILKKVGWSRQLPQRKASQQDAQAVTQWRSERLPELKKKAKAEGRVILYIDESACYLLPFVAHTWAPCGQTPVLMEQAGRTHLSLIAAIAANGQIYVAGQNQAFTSEDIVWFLKLLCGRYRKRNLLIIWDGAAIHRSNVVKELLRERLGRMHLERLPAYSPELNPVELLWSQLKRNLKNKAFTSLDELTVAVLEQTKRLEKDPKSVKAFFNKKEIAFITD from the exons ATGGCAAACTACAAACAATCTGATTACGAAGCCCTTCGCCGACGCTGTATTGAACTCAGTCAGGTAGGATGGAAACAAGCAGCTATTGCTCAGGTGTTTGGCCTAACTCAGCCTTGGGTGAGTCGGACACTTAAGAAGTACAACCAGCAAGGTTTGACCGCCTTGCAAGAAGGGAAGCGAACCGGAGCACCACCCCGTTTGTCGGCTCAGCAACTGGATCTACTCGTGATTGAACTCAACAAAGGGGCGGAACATCATGGATTTAGTGGAGCCATCTGGACCCGTCCCCGAGTTAATGAAGTCATTAAGAAGCTCTTTGGTGTCAGCTATGACCCTTCTCAGGTAGGCCGTATCCTCAAGAAAGTAGGCTGGAGCCGACAGTTGCCGCAACGTAAAGCCAGTCAACAGGACGCTCAGGCAGTTACTCAGTGGCGCAGCGAACGCTTACCCGAACTTAAAAAA AAAGCTAAAGCCGAGGGGCGCGTTATCTTATATATTGATGAATCAGCGTGTTATCTATTGCCTTTTGTGGCCCACACTTGGGCACCTTGCGGACAGACACCGGTCTTAATGGAGCAAGCGGGGCGGACTCATTTGAGCTTAATTGCGGCCATTGCTGCGAACGGTCAAATTTATGTGGCAGGTCAAAACCAGGCATTCACTAGTGAAGATATAGTATGGTTTTTAAAACTACTCTGTGGGCGTTATCGCAAACGGAACCTGCTGATTATTTGGGATGGCGCAGCAATCCATCGTAGCAACGTCGTTAAAGAGTTACTTCGTGAACGCCTTGGCCGAATGCATCTGGAACGCTTACCCGCTTATAGTCCGGAGCTAAATCCAGTTGAACTGCTATGGAGTCAATTGAAAAGAAACTTAAAAAACAAAGCGTTCACAAGCTTGGACGAACTGACTGTAGCTGTTCTTGAGCAAACCAAGCGACTAGAGAAGGACCCTAAATCAGTAAAAGCCTTCTTCAATAAAAAGGAAATAGCGTTTATTACAGACTAA
- a CDS encoding hypothetical protein (KEGG: cak:Caul_0310 hypothetical protein), with protein sequence MRILSLLTSLLLTYVTTYGQDVRFTFEGDSITTPFVQDSLRGISGLEIVPTTGEWHLVSDRGWHFIFTNIRSIRDLGDGSHLKSAGKTPYWFESARYDAKGGMYFWTDEHEHVTSIQYGKAIRDSAAQTILKIPLPAPNKGLEGLAIMPSGALWVAPEAGWEGETNLNQDTITFFQYPNPLDADPVVARYKYRIDRCLFAQGEERTGGISEIVALDDRRLLILERCYDNTQKRVTANLYLATPDEITHTLRKELAFDFNRQFPGNVCNLEAMAWADESHQTLILMADDNFRVNKTLRNQVIVLKRR encoded by the coding sequence ATGCGAATACTCTCCCTACTTACTTCACTCCTACTCACCTACGTCACCACCTACGGGCAAGATGTCCGGTTCACCTTCGAAGGCGACTCCATTACCACGCCCTTCGTTCAGGATAGTTTGCGGGGTATATCGGGGCTGGAGATCGTACCAACTACGGGTGAGTGGCATTTGGTGAGCGACCGGGGGTGGCATTTTATCTTTACCAACATTCGCAGCATCCGCGATCTGGGCGATGGCTCTCACCTGAAATCAGCCGGGAAAACACCCTACTGGTTTGAGAGTGCCCGGTATGATGCCAAAGGCGGAATGTACTTCTGGACCGATGAGCACGAGCACGTAACCTCCATACAATACGGCAAAGCCATTCGCGATAGTGCCGCTCAAACAATCTTAAAAATACCCCTCCCCGCCCCTAACAAAGGACTCGAAGGATTAGCCATTATGCCATCTGGCGCGCTCTGGGTGGCTCCCGAAGCAGGTTGGGAAGGCGAAACCAATTTGAATCAGGACACGATTACGTTTTTTCAGTACCCCAACCCGCTGGATGCCGACCCCGTTGTAGCGCGTTACAAATACCGTATCGACCGTTGTCTGTTCGCTCAGGGCGAAGAACGAACGGGTGGCATTTCCGAAATAGTAGCCCTCGATGACCGGCGGCTACTAATACTGGAACGGTGTTATGATAATACACAGAAACGGGTAACGGCAAATCTGTATCTGGCCACACCCGACGAAATAACCCATACTCTGCGGAAAGAGCTGGCGTTTGATTTTAATCGCCAATTTCCGGGCAATGTCTGCAATCTGGAAGCGATGGCTTGGGCCGATGAATCGCATCAGACGCTGATCCTCATGGCCGATGATAATTTCCGGGTCAACAAAACACTGCGCAATCAGGTCATCGTTTTGAAAAGACGGTAG
- a CDS encoding FeS assembly protein SufD (TIGRFAM: FeS assembly protein SufD~PFAM: SufBD protein~KEGG: noc:Noc_2488 FeS assembly protein SufD), whose amino-acid sequence MTPSYASYNDFKEQLLASFRDNEERMNGERKSPLHQLRRAALKQFEQLGFPTIRHEEWKYSNVNSLIKEDFALDATSSLTAEDLAPLEIPNLEGNILYFVNGIYHPELSRLVSPSEQVQITSLAEAIKADPEFVGTHFAHYADYQDSAFTALNTAMASDGVVVRVPANTTVEQPIILRFITDARVNNITSQPRNLIVIGKNAEVMMAESYRTLGEKSSFVNVVTEIVLDRDARMQYYKVLNETAKAYHIGTTQVHQSDNSHFYSASITLNGHFVRNNLNIVLNGQHAEAFMYGLYMPNGRQHVDNHTLVDHAMPNSYSNELYKGILDDNSTGVFNGKIFVRPDAQKTNAYQSCKNVVLSPGASMNTKPQLEIYADDVKCSHGTTTGQLNDEALFYMRSRGIPKDEARTLLLYAFSQDVLSQIKIQPIREYLEGVVREKLTK is encoded by the coding sequence ATGACTCCCTCTTACGCATCATATAACGATTTTAAGGAGCAGTTGCTGGCGTCTTTTCGGGACAACGAAGAGCGCATGAACGGCGAACGAAAATCGCCGTTACATCAGCTTCGCCGGGCAGCCCTGAAACAGTTCGAGCAGTTGGGCTTCCCCACAATTCGGCACGAAGAGTGGAAGTACTCCAATGTCAACAGTCTGATTAAAGAAGACTTTGCCCTCGACGCAACGTCTTCCCTAACAGCCGAAGACCTGGCTCCGCTCGAAATCCCGAACCTCGAAGGCAATATTCTGTATTTCGTTAACGGCATCTATCACCCCGAACTGTCGCGGCTTGTCAGCCCGTCTGAACAGGTACAGATTACCAGCCTCGCCGAGGCAATCAAGGCAGATCCTGAGTTTGTCGGAACACATTTCGCCCATTACGCCGATTACCAGGACAGTGCGTTTACAGCGCTTAATACGGCTATGGCCAGCGATGGTGTGGTCGTTCGGGTACCGGCGAATACAACCGTTGAACAGCCGATCATTCTGCGCTTCATTACCGACGCCCGCGTCAATAACATCACCTCGCAGCCCCGCAACCTCATCGTGATTGGCAAAAATGCCGAGGTCATGATGGCGGAATCGTACCGGACGCTGGGCGAAAAGTCCAGCTTTGTCAACGTCGTAACGGAAATCGTGCTCGACCGCGATGCCCGGATGCAGTACTATAAAGTGCTGAACGAAACTGCGAAAGCGTATCATATTGGCACGACGCAGGTTCATCAGTCCGACAATAGCCATTTTTACTCTGCGTCGATCACGCTCAACGGCCATTTCGTTCGAAACAACCTGAATATTGTGCTCAACGGCCAACATGCCGAAGCCTTTATGTACGGTCTGTACATGCCCAACGGTCGCCAGCACGTAGATAACCATACGCTGGTCGACCACGCCATGCCCAATTCGTACAGCAACGAACTTTACAAAGGTATTCTGGACGATAACAGCACGGGCGTTTTCAACGGCAAGATCTTCGTTCGGCCCGACGCGCAAAAAACCAATGCCTACCAGTCCTGCAAAAACGTGGTGCTGTCGCCGGGCGCGTCGATGAACACCAAACCCCAGTTGGAGATTTATGCCGACGACGTGAAGTGTTCGCACGGAACAACCACCGGCCAGTTGAACGACGAAGCTTTGTTCTATATGCGGTCGCGCGGTATTCCCAAAGACGAAGCCCGGACGCTATTGCTGTACGCCTTCTCGCAGGACGTACTGAGCCAGATCAAAATCCAGCCCATCCGCGAATACCTCGAAGGGGTTGTTCGGGAGAAGCTGACGAAGTAA
- a CDS encoding FeS assembly ATPase SufC (KEGG: noc:Noc_2489 FeS assembly ATPase SufC~TIGRFAM: FeS assembly ATPase SufC~PFAM: ABC transporter related~SMART: AAA ATPase) produces the protein MLSISNLHASIGEKEILRGLNLEINPGEVHAIMGPNGAGKSTLASVLAGREDYDVTSGSVLFDGKDLLDMAPEERAAEGIFLAFQYPIEIPGVSTTNFLKTALNEIRKYRGQDPLDAVQFLKLMKEKMKLVNIDQSLLSRSLNEGFSGGEKKRNEIFQMAMLEPKLAILDETDSGLDIDALRIVADGVNKLRSPERATIVVTHYQRLLDYIVPDYVHVLYKGRIVKSGPKELALELEEKGYDWIKAEAEAI, from the coding sequence ATGTTATCCATCAGTAATTTACATGCCTCGATTGGCGAGAAAGAGATATTAAGAGGCCTTAACCTGGAAATCAACCCCGGTGAGGTTCACGCCATTATGGGTCCCAATGGTGCGGGAAAAAGCACGCTGGCGTCAGTATTAGCAGGTCGTGAGGACTATGATGTAACGAGTGGCAGCGTACTTTTCGATGGAAAAGACCTGTTGGATATGGCCCCCGAAGAACGGGCAGCCGAAGGTATTTTTCTGGCCTTTCAGTATCCAATCGAAATCCCCGGCGTTAGTACGACAAACTTTCTGAAAACAGCCTTGAACGAAATCCGTAAATATCGCGGGCAGGACCCGCTCGATGCGGTGCAGTTCCTGAAGCTGATGAAGGAGAAAATGAAACTCGTTAATATCGACCAGTCGCTGTTGAGCCGGTCATTGAACGAAGGCTTCTCCGGTGGTGAGAAAAAACGAAACGAAATTTTCCAGATGGCCATGCTCGAACCGAAACTGGCCATTCTGGACGAAACCGACTCTGGCCTGGACATTGATGCGCTCCGCATTGTAGCCGATGGCGTCAATAAACTTCGGTCGCCGGAGCGGGCTACGATTGTCGTAACGCACTACCAGCGGTTACTGGATTACATCGTACCCGATTATGTACACGTGCTATACAAAGGCCGTATCGTGAAGTCGGGGCCAAAAGAACTAGCCCTCGAACTGGAAGAAAAAGGATACGACTGGATCAAAGCCGAAGCAGAAGCCATCTGA